The nucleotide sequence GTACTTCCCGGATCAGAGCGCACCAACTCAGGCGGAGACGGCAACGCTCGGCCCGGAGACGACCGCTGCCGATGAAATACTGGCGCAATCTGATGATGGCCTGGTGGCTTCGCCGGATGCGAAGACTGAACCGCTATCTTCAGGCGACCCAGCCGATGGGCTCACCGTCAATACGAATAACCAAAGCGCAGAAACGCCATCGTCTGCAACGGCAGAAACCCGTCCGGAAGTCCTGCCCGAGCCGGTTAAGATCGAAGGATTGACCGTCGGCCGCAGTAATCCCGCAGGCCAGCGCGTGGTCCTGCCTTCGGATGTGGTGGATGCCATGATCACCGAGCAGGAAACCGGTGGCTCAGGCGAGTTGGCAGTGGCTGCCCAGGATGCGCTCAGTCAGGCGGCTACCCCTCCTGTGGCTGAGGGTGAAGCAACCGGTATCCCCGGCGCGGCTTCGGCGCCCGAACAAACGCAAAGTGCTGAACCTGTCGGCACAGCCCCGGCAGAAGCGGCTCCAACAGCACCGCAACTGACCGGCCTGCAGGCGGCTATGGCCGCAGATAAAGCAGCACTTAAGTCAGTCAATAGCCGTCATTATGCGCTGCAGCTGGCCGCCATGCATTCGCTGGAAGCCACCCGCAGTTTTCTTGATGAATACGGCATTGAAGAGATCGCCCAGGTGTACCAAACCCAGCGGCAGGGCGTGCGCTGGTATATCGTGGTCACCGGTGATTACAGCAGCGTGGCTGCAGCTCGCCGGGCACAGGCACAGTTACCGGCCAAAGTGCAGTCCGTACAACCCTGGGTGAAATCTTATACGCAGATCCACCGGGAAATCGATCGGGGTCAGTCCCTGTAGAGTGTCAGATTGGCAGTCATTGAATTGTTCGGGATAATTGTCCCCAAGCAGTATGGGTCAGGTGAGAAATAGGTTACAATCCGCCACCTTTGAAAAGACAGTCGTTATGGGTGGTAGGTTAACCAAATGAAAAAGCAGCGTGCCTTTCTGAAATGGGCCGGAGGCAAGTTTTCTCTGGTCGAGGACATCAGACGACATCTGCCACCTGCACGAAAATTGGTTGAACCTTTTGTCGGTGCGGGCTCTGTGTTTCTGAACACGGACTACGACGACTATCTGCTGGCTGATATCAATCCGGACTTAATCAACCTGTACAATGTGATTAAGCACGAACCCGAGCGTTACATTGAAGATGCCCGGCAGTATTTCACACCGGAATACAACCAGAAAGGTGCTTATCTGGCTATCCGCGAAGCGTTTAACCAGACGCAGGATACCTATCTGCGTTCTCTGTATTTTCTCTATATGAACCGCCATGGTTTTAACGGTTTGTGCCGTTATAACAAGAAAGGCGGTTTTAACGTGCCGTTTGGATCGTATAAAAAGCCTTATTTTCCTGAAGCAGAAATGTACCACTTTGCAGAAAAGGCCAAGAAAGCGACCTTTATCTGTGAGGGCTACCACCAGACGTTCTCCCGTGCCCGCAAAGGCAGTGTGATTTATTGCGATCCGCCGTATGCACCGCTGTCCACCACGGCCAATTTTACCTCTTATGCCGGCAATGGGTTCAGCTTAGATGATCAGGCGGCGCTGGCTGATGTGGCAGAAAAAGCTGCTGCAGAGCGCCATATTCCGGTACTGATTTCCAATCACGACACCACACTGACCCGCCGCTTGTATCACGGCGCGGACTTGTCTGTGGTGCGGGTCAAACGCACCATCAGCCGAAATGGCGGTGGCCGCAATAAAGTAGACGAACTGCTGGCGCTGTTCAGCCCGCCACAAAACGACTGATAATCACCAGCAGTCCCACAAACAGAAAAATAGCAACCAGTCCTGCCACAATGAAGGGCAGGGCACTCGGCTGGCTGAAATCCTGTTGCCGGCTGTGATCGGACTGCACCCCCAGCAGTGCAGCGCCCACGCTGCGCCACAGATTGGTTTTCTTGGATGCGGGCTTGTGCTTCATGTCCAACTCCTGTCGTCTTCGCTTCCTTATGCTTTAGCTTAGCCTGTAAACCCAGCGAGGGCCGTGGAACAAATCGGTAAGACATCGCAGGGGAGATCGGGTAGAATTTTGCCCATCTAGTGCCCCGTATAGCGATACCGCGCGGGACTCCTTTTAAGTACAGAGGCTGAACATGACGGATTTTCTGATCGCTCCCTCCATTTTGTCTGCCGATTTTGCCCGTCTGGGTGAAGACGTTGAAAAAGTGCTGGCCGCCGGTGCCGATGTGATCCACTTTGATGTAATGGATAACCACTACGTCCCGAACCTCACCTTTGGTGCCCCGATTTGTAAAGCGTTGCGTGACTATGGCATTACCGCGCCGATTGATGTGCATTTGATGGTAAAACCTGTAGATCGCATTATTCCGGATTTTGCCAAGGCCGGCGCAACCATGATCACCATTCATGCCGAAGCGACCGAGCATCTGGACCGAAGCCTGCAACTGATCAAAGACCACGGCTGTCAGGCCGGTGTGGTGTTCAATCCGGGCACGCCGCTGCATTATCTCGATCATGTGATGGACAAGCTGGACATGATTTTGCTGATGTCAGTGAATCCGGGTTTTGGCGGTCAGTCTTTCATTCCGCATACACTGGAAAAACTGCGTCAGGTGCGCGAGCGTATTGAGGCCTCTGGCCGTGATATCCGGCTGGAAATTGACGGCGGGGTGAAAGTGGACAATATCCGCGAAATCGCGCAGGCCGGTGCCGATATGTTTGTCGCCGGCTCGGCGATTTTTGGTCAGCCGGATTATAAGGCCGTGATTGACGAGATGCGGGCAGAGCTGGCAAAGGTGAAGCGTTCATGAAAATAGAAGGCATTCAATTCATTGCGTTCGATTTGGACGGCACCTTGCTCGACAGTGTGCCCGACCTCGCTGACGCTGCCGATAAAACCATGCAGGCACTGGGCTTACCCGGCGTCACCGAAGCGCAAACCCAGACCTGGATAGGGAATGGTGCTGAGACGCTGATTGGCCGCGCCCTGAGTCAGAGCATTGAACTGGACCCGGCGCTGGATCCCGAGCTGCACCAAAGGGCACTGATGATGTTTAACCGCTTTTATCAAGAAGGTGGCCACAAGAAGACAGTGCTGTACCCGGGGGTGACAGAAACGCTGGAAACACTGCATCAGGCAGGGATCCCGATGGCGATTGTCACCAACAAACCCTCACAGTTCGTACCGCATATTCTTGAAGAGTACGGGATCAGTCAGTATTTTACCGATGTGATCGGCGGCGATACCTTCCCGAAGAAAAAGCCGGATCCTTACGCACTGCACTGGTTGATGGAAAAACATTGCCTGAGTTGCAGTGAGATGTTGATGGTCGGCGACTCCCGCAATGATGTTCTGGCGGCTCAGGCAGCCTCATGCTATGTTGTCGGCCTGACTTATGGCTACAACTATGGCCTGCCGATCAGCGACAGCCACCCGGATCGGGTGCTGGATCAGTTCAGCCAGTTGCTGGATGTTGTAGCTATCGCATAATCGCAGAGTTGCTCCGACCGGTTCAGGTTCAGCCGGTCATTTATTGTTTTCAGGCGGCATCGGTGTCGCCGGATATGTTTAGGAAAAACAGGAATATCCCATCATGAGTAAACCCATTGTATTTAGTGGCGTACAGCCTTCCGGTGAGTTAAGT is from Photobacterium sp. TLY01 and encodes:
- a CDS encoding SPOR domain-containing protein, coding for MTIAASLTSLDLDSQIQLLSRVQFLTRFSSHLIQISGEAGAGKSWLAQRYLEQWADSDGIHQTRQALLMCHPAQNDSQHRTILLNQLIPGAVFNESDPLHQSIERLLTGKPVELLLVIDDAHLLSPALIGELWALVVKAQESDDWQVNVLLFSQTGRLTKALHQVSHGQGQVPLELEIPLLPEQEVQAFLELVLATHSLDANQRRALKAQAAEVAPTPGALSALNHTEVANMDNTNARALSPAALLLLLLVIVGAGLVFWYFPDQSAPTQAETATLGPETTAADEILAQSDDGLVASPDAKTEPLSSGDPADGLTVNTNNQSAETPSSATAETRPEVLPEPVKIEGLTVGRSNPAGQRVVLPSDVVDAMITEQETGGSGELAVAAQDALSQAATPPVAEGEATGIPGAASAPEQTQSAEPVGTAPAEAAPTAPQLTGLQAAMAADKAALKSVNSRHYALQLAAMHSLEATRSFLDEYGIEEIAQVYQTQRQGVRWYIVVTGDYSSVAAARRAQAQLPAKVQSVQPWVKSYTQIHREIDRGQSL
- a CDS encoding phosphoglycolate phosphatase, with protein sequence MKIEGIQFIAFDLDGTLLDSVPDLADAADKTMQALGLPGVTEAQTQTWIGNGAETLIGRALSQSIELDPALDPELHQRALMMFNRFYQEGGHKKTVLYPGVTETLETLHQAGIPMAIVTNKPSQFVPHILEEYGISQYFTDVIGGDTFPKKKPDPYALHWLMEKHCLSCSEMLMVGDSRNDVLAAQAASCYVVGLTYGYNYGLPISDSHPDRVLDQFSQLLDVVAIA
- the dam gene encoding adenine-specific DNA-methyltransferase; its protein translation is MKKQRAFLKWAGGKFSLVEDIRRHLPPARKLVEPFVGAGSVFLNTDYDDYLLADINPDLINLYNVIKHEPERYIEDARQYFTPEYNQKGAYLAIREAFNQTQDTYLRSLYFLYMNRHGFNGLCRYNKKGGFNVPFGSYKKPYFPEAEMYHFAEKAKKATFICEGYHQTFSRARKGSVIYCDPPYAPLSTTANFTSYAGNGFSLDDQAALADVAEKAAAERHIPVLISNHDTTLTRRLYHGADLSVVRVKRTISRNGGGRNKVDELLALFSPPQND
- the rpe gene encoding ribulose-phosphate 3-epimerase, with the protein product MTDFLIAPSILSADFARLGEDVEKVLAAGADVIHFDVMDNHYVPNLTFGAPICKALRDYGITAPIDVHLMVKPVDRIIPDFAKAGATMITIHAEATEHLDRSLQLIKDHGCQAGVVFNPGTPLHYLDHVMDKLDMILLMSVNPGFGGQSFIPHTLEKLRQVRERIEASGRDIRLEIDGGVKVDNIREIAQAGADMFVAGSAIFGQPDYKAVIDEMRAELAKVKRS
- a CDS encoding DUF2970 domain-containing protein, whose protein sequence is MKHKPASKKTNLWRSVGAALLGVQSDHSRQQDFSQPSALPFIVAGLVAIFLFVGLLVIISRFVAG